A stretch of the Bacillus sp. FJAT-18017 genome encodes the following:
- a CDS encoding cell division protein FtsZ yields MKPIGILGVGQAGGNIAEAASALGFPTALINTNQRDGLVNTRVENKYFVPGYNGAGQDRFIGVRAVNDNYRELVEFVKKSFKKVKFLLVAFSTDGGTGSGMSPLLIEILLNQLPGLKVGAIAVVPERNVLAGNRINAAECLEELSKIDGISSTFLVDNDQLRRINPQSSKQQIYRASNHKVMEAINHVLQITQKSSLYGNFDETDLMNILCTRGVTVISTSTVTDAKTTSDVSLKIQQSWANSVFCPVESPGVIRAGLIYEGPENVSKLINIPSIFERVGEPLELYEGTYISETDPSITTILAGLSFPTRRLQVMEDMLTKNRDRLHELVQKEYTQKYESKIGWASNLKARNNHRPTRTVNQKPTKSNS; encoded by the coding sequence GTGAAACCAATTGGAATCTTGGGCGTAGGTCAGGCAGGTGGTAATATTGCGGAGGCAGCATCGGCCTTGGGCTTTCCAACTGCCCTTATCAACACGAACCAGCGTGACGGGCTCGTCAATACAAGGGTTGAAAACAAGTATTTTGTTCCGGGATATAACGGGGCCGGACAGGATCGATTTATCGGTGTCCGGGCAGTAAACGATAATTACAGAGAGTTAGTTGAATTTGTTAAAAAGTCATTCAAAAAAGTAAAGTTCCTTTTAGTGGCATTCTCCACTGACGGTGGGACCGGCTCGGGGATGAGCCCGCTCCTGATTGAAATCCTGCTGAACCAGCTGCCAGGGCTGAAGGTAGGAGCGATTGCTGTCGTGCCTGAACGGAATGTCCTGGCAGGCAACCGTATCAACGCAGCGGAATGCCTTGAGGAATTGTCCAAAATTGATGGGATTTCATCCACCTTCCTGGTCGACAACGACCAGTTGCGCCGGATCAATCCTCAATCAAGCAAACAGCAAATTTATCGGGCTTCTAACCACAAGGTGATGGAAGCAATCAACCATGTCCTACAAATAACACAGAAAAGCTCTCTTTACGGGAATTTTGATGAAACAGATCTCATGAATATCCTTTGCACACGAGGCGTAACCGTCATCTCAACCAGTACAGTGACAGATGCCAAAACAACTTCTGATGTATCCCTCAAAATCCAGCAATCATGGGCAAACTCGGTTTTCTGCCCGGTTGAATCGCCTGGTGTCATCCGTGCCGGATTGATTTATGAAGGACCTGAGAATGTCTCAAAACTGATTAACATCCCATCGATTTTCGAGAGGGTCGGGGAACCCCTCGAACTGTACGAAGGAACCTATATCTCCGAAACAGACCCATCCATCACCACCATTCTTGCCGGACTAAGCTTCCCAACACGTCGGCTTCAAGTGATGGAAGATATGTTGACCAAAAACAGGGACCGGCTCCATGAGCTTGTCCAAAAGGAATACACACAGAAATATGAGTCCAAAATCGGCTGGGCATCCAATTTAAAAGCCAGAAACAACCACAGGCCAACACGGACAGTCAATCAAAAACCGACAAAATCCAATAGCTAA
- a CDS encoding toxic anion resistance protein, whose translation MSFSMNVASPEEVKALVEEQVKPVPKEVSELQKAANQNVLSIMELDVESLDKRKEILKSIESFGLSTMKTSSNKNSLLQVSVGNLSKQGDEGSRVAKGLTELQTHLKDLDPSMIDFAKTGFLGKLFNPLRAYFQKYEKADGVISDIVTSLEKGKVTLKNDNTTLEIEQQGLRDLTKILRKEIELGTLMDEAIEVQIEQAKTKDEDPEKIRFITEEVLFPLRQRVMDLQQMLTVNQQGIIAYEVVIRNNRELIRGVERAKTVTISALKIAVTVASALYNQKIVLKKIEALNATTNDLIAGTSKMLKVQGVEIQKQAMESSVSVETLKVAFADVIEAMDSISAYKQQALPKMRETINQFKELAETGEKQIQRLEKGNEVNLLSN comes from the coding sequence ATGTCATTTTCAATGAATGTTGCAAGTCCAGAGGAAGTGAAAGCACTTGTCGAAGAACAGGTCAAACCTGTTCCGAAGGAAGTTTCAGAACTGCAAAAAGCAGCCAATCAAAATGTTTTATCCATTATGGAATTAGATGTCGAATCTCTTGATAAGCGAAAGGAAATTCTAAAAAGTATTGAGAGTTTCGGGTTAAGCACAATGAAGACTTCGTCAAACAAGAACTCACTTCTTCAAGTTTCGGTTGGGAACTTATCGAAACAGGGTGATGAAGGAAGCCGTGTCGCTAAAGGCCTTACTGAACTACAAACTCATTTGAAGGATCTCGATCCAAGTATGATCGATTTTGCTAAAACAGGGTTTCTTGGGAAGCTGTTTAACCCGCTTCGGGCGTACTTTCAGAAATATGAAAAAGCAGACGGTGTTATTTCGGATATCGTTACAAGCCTTGAAAAAGGGAAAGTGACCTTGAAAAATGACAATACTACGCTTGAAATCGAACAGCAGGGACTTCGTGATTTGACGAAAATCCTTCGAAAAGAGATTGAGCTGGGAACGTTGATGGATGAAGCAATCGAAGTTCAAATCGAACAGGCTAAAACAAAAGATGAAGACCCAGAAAAAATTCGATTCATCACTGAAGAAGTGCTATTTCCTCTGCGTCAGCGAGTGATGGATTTGCAGCAAATGCTAACAGTTAACCAGCAAGGCATTATTGCTTATGAAGTGGTCATTCGTAACAACAGGGAGTTGATCCGTGGTGTTGAACGGGCAAAAACCGTTACCATTTCTGCATTAAAAATTGCTGTTACTGTAGCTAGCGCTTTGTACAATCAGAAGATTGTATTAAAAAAAATTGAAGCTCTTAACGCAACAACGAACGATTTGATTGCAGGAACAAGCAAAATGCTAAAAGTGCAAGGTGTGGAAATTCAAAAGCAGGCAATGGAATCAAGTGTTTCTGTTGAGACACTGAAAGTAGCTTTTGCTGATGTTATAGAGGCAATGGACTCTATCAGCGCGTACAAACAGCAAGCATTGCCGAAAATGCGAGAAACCATCAACCAATTCAAAGAACTGGCTGAAACAGGCGAAAAACAGATCCAGCGCCTCGAAAAAGGCAACGAAGTAAACTTGTTAAGCAATTAA
- a CDS encoding vWA domain-containing protein, with translation MKKGKFIIAALIATVLFFGIVYFGISLTSNLGKSKKQITAESADEQLADLYSDIDVKKGKPIKGQIDLNPADLAEELPDINKFPVTVENSTGSFVEIFSSPEKSGKGKDSWINEVAKDYNDSKFKVNGKAVSVKIRSIASGTATDYIKSGKYVPEAFTPSNEFWGEMVKESGVTTELISKRMVGNVPGIVITKNKHEQLVEKYGSVNVKILTDAMANNEFAMGYTDPFASSTGLNFLLTALNTFDKSNLLGEKAIQGFEKFQSNVPFTASTTLQMREAAKSGALDGFVLEYQTFINSPDLKDSYVFTPFGVRHDSPLYAIGDISEEKKQIIKNFAEFAQGKKYQELGKKNGFNGLDTYTSELKTVDGATLSAAQKLWKEKKNGNKPIMAVFVADISGSMDGEPLNRMKESLLKGQKYLGKDNSVGLVTYSDDVTINLPIATFDTNQQSLFVGAVEGLQANGGTATYDGIVVAMKMLKDEMKKNPDVRPLIFVLSDGETNQGHSLDDIRGMIQAYKVPVYTIGYNANLKALQTISSINEAASINADSDDVVYKIKNLFNVQM, from the coding sequence ATGAAAAAAGGTAAATTCATAATCGCAGCACTAATTGCCACTGTTTTATTCTTTGGAATTGTCTATTTTGGAATCTCTCTAACTTCGAATCTGGGAAAGTCAAAGAAACAGATTACAGCTGAAAGTGCAGACGAACAGCTTGCCGATTTGTATTCCGACATTGATGTGAAAAAAGGAAAGCCAATTAAAGGGCAAATAGATCTGAATCCAGCAGATCTGGCAGAAGAACTGCCGGATATCAATAAGTTTCCTGTAACTGTTGAAAACTCTACCGGTTCATTTGTTGAAATCTTCTCTTCACCTGAAAAATCGGGAAAAGGGAAGGATTCCTGGATTAACGAAGTAGCAAAAGACTACAACGATTCAAAGTTCAAAGTGAATGGAAAGGCAGTCAGTGTTAAGATTCGCAGCATTGCATCGGGTACAGCAACAGACTATATCAAATCAGGAAAATATGTTCCAGAGGCCTTTACCCCATCTAATGAATTTTGGGGAGAAATGGTGAAAGAGAGCGGAGTTACAACAGAACTTATCTCAAAAAGAATGGTCGGCAACGTTCCTGGCATTGTCATCACGAAAAATAAGCATGAACAGCTAGTAGAAAAATATGGCTCTGTGAATGTGAAAATTCTAACCGATGCAATGGCGAATAATGAATTTGCCATGGGTTATACCGATCCGTTTGCAAGTTCGACAGGTCTTAACTTCCTTCTGACCGCTCTAAACACATTTGACAAATCCAACCTCCTGGGAGAAAAAGCAATACAAGGTTTTGAAAAATTCCAATCGAATGTGCCATTCACTGCTTCTACGACATTGCAGATGCGTGAAGCAGCAAAATCGGGGGCATTGGATGGATTCGTACTTGAGTATCAAACATTCATAAATTCACCTGATTTGAAAGATTCGTATGTATTCACTCCATTTGGTGTTCGCCATGATAGTCCATTGTATGCAATTGGCGACATCTCTGAGGAGAAAAAGCAAATCATTAAAAATTTTGCTGAATTCGCTCAAGGGAAAAAGTATCAGGAACTGGGTAAGAAAAATGGATTTAACGGTCTTGATACTTACACTTCCGAACTGAAAACGGTTGACGGTGCCACTCTTTCTGCTGCTCAAAAGCTATGGAAAGAAAAGAAAAACGGCAATAAACCGATTATGGCTGTATTTGTTGCAGATATCTCTGGAAGTATGGATGGAGAACCTTTGAACCGTATGAAAGAAAGTTTGTTAAAAGGCCAGAAATATCTTGGAAAAGATAACAGCGTTGGATTGGTTACTTATTCTGATGATGTCACGATCAATCTGCCAATCGCTACATTTGATACCAACCAGCAATCTTTGTTTGTCGGAGCTGTCGAAGGCTTGCAGGCAAACGGCGGAACAGCAACCTATGATGGTATTGTCGTGGCGATGAAAATGCTGAAGGATGAAATGAAGAAGAATCCTGATGTGAGACCTCTCATTTTCGTTTTGAGCGACGGGGAAACCAATCAAGGACACTCATTGGATGACATCCGGGGAATGATTCAGGCATACAAGGTTCCAGTCTATACGATAGGATATAACGCAAACCTCAAAGCTCTTCAGACCATTTCATCTATCAACGAAGCAGCTAGTATCAATGCTGATTCAGATGACGTCGTCTATAAAATTAAAAACCTATTCAACGTTCAAATGTAA
- a CDS encoding fibronectin type III domain-containing protein: protein MKKGYIIVWAALFMLIFGGGEQAKAWMTIPNGVPVENTLYSEGDVSMYEFTTTEQGEVYVVLSEVKGTVRIIIRDENQNMLYDDWPNEPSGVLLHLEAGTYTVRISSGSVSGSIYQLKVTYPSNDNPPPVRDSVSFEPNDINYVAYPLKNGKVYSSTFETAQDRDTYMFTMEKDGEAYLSFDGVSAPVMINIKQKKGPYGFQHQTEGDPNFGIDLDLKAGTYYIDILNKEWKDEPGKYSLKATFNALFTRDAKTLEPNETKATAVKMTSNQTYTGKIDHTSDREVFQFTSNKDGYVTITLDQLSQAAEVRLINQVGSINYPKIAWGAGKTASFTLNLEKGTYHVYVTPMDEVTKPATYRLKAGFPDKTPSADPIYDTGTVLTGKAVSSVKVYAYRGTVKLGETVAKDGKYSIKIPAQKAGTSIGVYTVDAAGNVSARKTIKVVNSATSSVSYDYNRIKVSWHGVPGSSGYEVYRSTKSTGTYAKIGTITSGSTVSFINSSVVTGKLYYYKVRAYRVINGVKVYSPYTKISSTKAVPKAPVGLKSKKASSTSMSLTWTKVSGATGYAVYRSTSKSGTYSHIGSLSGNSFTNKSLSYGKTYYYKVRAYRTVNGVRVYSPYSAVIAYTHKR, encoded by the coding sequence TTGAAAAAGGGGTACATCATCGTTTGGGCAGCTTTATTCATGTTGATTTTTGGAGGGGGAGAACAGGCGAAGGCGTGGATGACGATTCCGAACGGGGTACCGGTTGAGAACACGCTCTATTCAGAAGGTGATGTTTCAATGTATGAATTCACCACGACCGAGCAGGGTGAAGTCTATGTAGTTTTAAGTGAAGTTAAAGGTACGGTTCGAATTATAATTCGGGATGAAAATCAGAACATGTTATATGACGACTGGCCAAATGAACCGAGTGGGGTCCTCCTGCATTTAGAGGCAGGCACGTATACAGTCAGGATTTCGTCAGGCTCCGTCTCGGGTTCCATTTACCAGCTGAAAGTGACATACCCGAGCAATGACAATCCTCCTCCAGTGAGGGATTCTGTTAGCTTTGAACCGAATGATATAAACTATGTGGCTTATCCATTAAAGAATGGAAAGGTGTACAGTTCCACATTTGAAACGGCCCAGGACAGGGACACGTATATGTTTACGATGGAAAAGGATGGAGAAGCCTATCTCTCGTTTGATGGTGTTTCGGCTCCGGTAATGATTAATATTAAGCAAAAGAAGGGCCCTTATGGCTTCCAGCATCAAACAGAAGGAGACCCGAACTTTGGGATTGACCTCGATTTAAAGGCAGGTACATATTACATCGACATCCTCAATAAGGAGTGGAAAGATGAACCTGGAAAGTACTCATTGAAGGCGACTTTCAACGCGCTTTTTACTCGGGATGCAAAAACATTAGAACCGAACGAAACGAAAGCAACAGCTGTCAAAATGACTTCAAATCAGACTTACACCGGCAAAATTGACCATACGTCTGATCGGGAGGTATTCCAGTTCACCAGCAATAAGGACGGATATGTGACCATTACCCTGGACCAGCTTTCCCAGGCTGCTGAAGTCAGGCTAATCAATCAGGTTGGGTCTATAAATTATCCGAAGATTGCTTGGGGTGCGGGAAAGACCGCTTCTTTCACGCTTAATTTGGAAAAAGGAACATACCATGTGTATGTGACTCCGATGGATGAAGTTACTAAACCTGCCACCTATCGTCTCAAAGCAGGGTTTCCTGATAAAACGCCGTCGGCAGACCCGATTTATGATACCGGAACGGTGCTAACTGGAAAGGCGGTTTCGTCAGTTAAGGTATATGCCTATAGAGGGACTGTGAAGCTTGGTGAAACGGTTGCCAAAGATGGCAAGTACAGCATTAAAATTCCGGCGCAGAAAGCAGGCACCTCAATTGGAGTCTACACTGTGGATGCGGCGGGAAACGTCAGCGCCAGGAAAACTATTAAAGTAGTCAATTCAGCGACATCCTCAGTTTCCTATGATTATAATAGGATAAAGGTCAGCTGGCATGGTGTTCCGGGGAGCAGTGGTTATGAAGTGTACCGCAGCACAAAAAGCACCGGCACATATGCAAAAATAGGGACCATAACAAGCGGCAGCACAGTGAGTTTCATCAATAGTTCTGTTGTTACCGGGAAACTGTATTATTACAAAGTCAGGGCCTACAGGGTTATTAATGGTGTTAAGGTTTATAGTCCCTATACAAAGATTTCAAGTACAAAGGCAGTTCCGAAGGCGCCAGTCGGGTTAAAATCAAAAAAAGCGAGTTCCACTTCAATGTCGCTTACCTGGACGAAAGTGTCCGGAGCGACCGGGTACGCTGTCTACAGGAGCACGTCCAAATCGGGAACGTACAGCCATATCGGGTCACTGTCTGGAAACAGTTTTACAAATAAAAGCCTGAGTTACGGTAAGACCTATTATTATAAAGTGAGAGCGTATCGAACTGTAAACGGTGTACGTGTTTATAGCCCGTATTCTGCAGTTATCGCGTATACGCATAAAAGATAG
- a CDS encoding aminotransferase-like domain-containing protein yields the protein MKSKFADRTHLVQPTETREILKVTARPEVISFAGGLPAPELFPVEAIKDVCNAVLIEEGAASLQYSTTEGYIPLREAIGQRMKRIGVNSPVENIIITSGSQQAIDLTGRLFLNEGDIIICESPTYLAAINAFKSYNPQFVEVDMDDEGMVMEELEKKLQQHPNAKFIYTIPDFHNPTGRTLKLERRKKMVELANQYDVLIVEDNPYGAIRFAGEALPPVKHFDTEGRVIYLSTFSKIFAPGLRLGWICADATFIEQYIAFKQTADLHTDSFAQRITAKYLELYDIEEHINKIKAVYRERCTAMLASIEEFFPKNLAYSKPEGGLFIWVELPESVDAGELFAECLENNVAFVPGGAFYANGTKKNALRLNYSNMPIDKINEGIKRIGEVLHRELEKENTLILTGNLA from the coding sequence ATGAAAAGTAAATTTGCTGACAGAACTCATCTAGTACAACCTACTGAGACACGAGAAATATTAAAAGTAACAGCCAGGCCAGAAGTTATCTCTTTCGCAGGAGGCCTGCCAGCTCCCGAGTTGTTTCCTGTAGAAGCGATAAAGGATGTATGCAATGCTGTTTTGATTGAGGAAGGTGCAGCTTCACTCCAATATAGTACCACTGAAGGCTACATCCCTTTGAGAGAGGCTATCGGCCAAAGAATGAAACGTATTGGGGTCAACTCTCCTGTCGAAAATATAATCATCACATCAGGGTCTCAACAAGCCATTGACCTTACTGGAAGATTGTTCTTAAATGAGGGAGATATCATTATTTGCGAAAGCCCAACTTATCTCGCGGCAATTAATGCATTCAAGTCATACAATCCCCAATTTGTTGAAGTAGATATGGATGATGAGGGCATGGTCATGGAGGAGCTGGAGAAAAAGCTGCAGCAACATCCTAACGCTAAATTTATCTACACGATTCCGGATTTTCATAATCCTACAGGCCGCACATTAAAGCTCGAAAGACGAAAGAAAATGGTTGAGCTGGCCAATCAATATGATGTACTCATTGTAGAGGATAATCCCTATGGCGCTATTCGATTTGCTGGAGAGGCACTCCCTCCTGTAAAACACTTTGACACAGAGGGCAGAGTTATTTATTTGAGTACCTTCTCGAAAATTTTTGCTCCGGGTCTTCGACTTGGCTGGATTTGTGCGGATGCAACTTTCATTGAACAGTACATTGCCTTTAAGCAAACAGCCGACTTGCATACTGATAGTTTTGCTCAAAGAATCACAGCTAAATATTTGGAGCTTTATGATATTGAAGAACACATTAATAAAATCAAAGCTGTTTATAGAGAAAGATGCACGGCTATGTTAGCTTCTATTGAGGAGTTTTTCCCGAAAAATTTGGCTTACAGTAAACCAGAAGGCGGGTTGTTTATTTGGGTTGAGCTTCCAGAGTCTGTAGATGCCGGGGAATTATTCGCTGAATGCTTAGAAAATAATGTTGCGTTTGTTCCCGGTGGTGCATTCTATGCGAATGGAACAAAGAAAAATGCATTACGTTTAAATTACTCGAATATGCCAATAGACAAAATCAATGAGGGAATAAAGCGTATAGGAGAAGTACTGCATCGTGAATTAGAGAAAGAGAACACTCTTATTTTGACTGGCAATCTTGCTTGA
- a CDS encoding MFS transporter: MIQGSWRALVWIGLSELCALSLWFSASVIAPELIAAWNLSSYSEAWLSASVPVGFVIGSLVSSYFGIADRLNPRKVFAASAFLGAILNALLILVDHAFFGILLRLLTGIALAGVYPIAVKILSQWFPKNRGFAIGILIAALTIGSSLPHFVIMFFSSFNWKLVIISSSVLALLSAFVIIFLLKDAPVKSKRMPVSLKLIKKVVMNKPVMLANYGYFGHMWELYAMWTWLPAFLTASFLTYSPEIPHWFIALSSFISIGIAGGIGCVLGGLISDKIGRANLTIISMFISAICSIIIGFTFGSFIWLTLIISMIWGMSVISDSAQFSAAVSEKAEIEYVGTALTFQMCIGFLFTIFSINLIPTIQRIVGWEWVFTILSIGPLMGIVFMVKYRLYE, from the coding sequence ATGATTCAGGGTTCTTGGAGAGCATTGGTATGGATTGGATTATCAGAGTTATGTGCTTTAAGCTTGTGGTTTAGTGCATCTGTAATTGCACCCGAACTAATTGCAGCTTGGAACCTTAGTTCCTATTCTGAAGCTTGGCTTTCTGCTTCTGTTCCTGTTGGATTTGTAATAGGATCATTAGTTAGTTCATATTTTGGAATTGCTGACCGTTTGAATCCCCGAAAAGTTTTCGCAGCATCAGCATTTCTTGGCGCAATATTGAATGCCTTATTAATTTTAGTCGATCACGCCTTTTTCGGTATTTTACTTAGGCTTTTAACTGGCATAGCACTTGCTGGTGTATACCCAATCGCTGTGAAAATTTTATCACAATGGTTTCCAAAAAATCGCGGGTTTGCAATTGGAATCTTAATAGCAGCATTAACAATAGGGTCATCCTTACCTCATTTTGTTATAATGTTTTTTTCTTCATTTAATTGGAAACTCGTAATTATAAGTAGTTCAGTATTGGCTTTATTATCGGCTTTTGTTATCATTTTTCTTTTAAAAGATGCTCCAGTAAAATCGAAAAGAATGCCCGTTTCGTTAAAATTAATAAAGAAAGTAGTAATGAATAAACCGGTAATGCTAGCGAATTACGGTTATTTTGGTCATATGTGGGAACTGTACGCGATGTGGACATGGCTTCCTGCTTTTTTGACAGCTAGTTTCTTAACCTATTCGCCAGAAATTCCTCATTGGTTCATTGCATTATCCTCTTTTATTTCCATAGGAATTGCAGGTGGGATTGGTTGTGTGTTAGGTGGATTAATTTCAGATAAAATAGGAAGAGCTAATTTAACGATTATTTCTATGTTTATCAGTGCTATTTGTTCAATTATAATAGGTTTTACATTTGGTTCATTTATTTGGTTAACTCTAATTATTTCCATGATCTGGGGGATGTCTGTTATCTCAGATTCTGCCCAATTTTCCGCAGCAGTTTCAGAAAAAGCTGAAATTGAATATGTAGGTACGGCCCTTACTTTTCAAATGTGTATTGGTTTTCTATTTACTATATTTTCTATAAATCTAATCCCTACTATTCAGAGAATAGTCGGTTGGGAGTGGGTCTTTACTATATTATCGATTGGACCTCTTATGGGAATTGTATTTATGGTCAAATATAGACTTTATGAATAG